A single genomic interval of Deltaproteobacteria bacterium harbors:
- a CDS encoding sulfite exporter TauE/SafE family protein: MSKRLNVVVFTMLLLFVASLAPSWAPDDVNDGKIQIVQAAYAADAPAAGSKLQQAIAKAPKGVEDGQIDPNAPAGFLGIPGGPQVNVFLALLWAVWVGWIFSTVGAFGGVMAGVGHMTVFGLGAYAKSFKTTAPELNKTVTDSIRASNQFLVGLSALISTINYGKMGRLVLPLGLALGLGSLLGAWGSATLTAGKISFSQYQGWFGLFVLALGCYLLWETSSAGEAKKKKAKQAAQAFEAAVKAQKTGGAVPETGVKILGFSVTQVRFTFCGVEFTFNPLLPVIGGIVIAAIAAFLGVGGGFLLVPFLTSITQLPMYLAAGTSALAVLVSMITSIVTLMTKGVPIDWPFIGMEMIGIAIGSVIGPRTSKYFSDKLLKRIFIVLAFYVGIDYIFRGFFGIRIIEMLFG, from the coding sequence ATGTCGAAACGCTTGAACGTCGTTGTGTTCACGATGCTGCTGCTCTTTGTGGCTTCTCTGGCCCCATCCTGGGCCCCGGACGATGTGAACGATGGCAAGATTCAAATCGTGCAGGCCGCTTACGCAGCCGATGCTCCGGCCGCCGGCTCGAAACTTCAGCAGGCCATCGCCAAGGCACCCAAAGGCGTGGAAGACGGACAGATCGATCCGAACGCTCCGGCCGGATTCCTGGGCATTCCCGGCGGCCCTCAGGTGAACGTCTTCCTGGCCCTGCTCTGGGCCGTGTGGGTAGGCTGGATCTTTTCCACTGTCGGCGCCTTCGGCGGCGTCATGGCCGGTGTCGGCCACATGACCGTTTTCGGTTTGGGAGCCTATGCCAAAAGCTTCAAGACTACCGCACCGGAACTGAACAAAACGGTCACTGACTCCATCAGGGCCTCCAACCAATTTCTGGTCGGTCTCTCGGCCCTCATCTCGACCATCAACTACGGGAAAATGGGACGGCTGGTCTTGCCTCTAGGTCTGGCCCTTGGTCTGGGCTCTCTGCTGGGCGCCTGGGGTTCGGCCACTTTGACAGCCGGCAAGATTTCCTTCTCCCAATATCAAGGCTGGTTCGGCCTCTTTGTCCTGGCCTTGGGCTGTTACCTCCTCTGGGAAACTTCTTCGGCTGGCGAGGCCAAGAAGAAAAAGGCCAAGCAGGCCGCCCAGGCCTTTGAGGCTGCGGTCAAGGCCCAGAAGACCGGCGGAGCAGTCCCGGAAACCGGGGTCAAGATCCTGGGCTTCTCGGTCACCCAGGTCCGCTTCACCTTTTGCGGGGTCGAATTCACCTTCAATCCTCTGCTGCCTGTCATCGGCGGCATCGTCATCGCTGCCATCGCCGCCTTCCTGGGCGTCGGCGGAGGATTTTTGCTGGTTCCCTTCCTGACCAGCATCACCCAGCTGCCCATGTATCTGGCCGCCGGTACCTCGGCCCTGGCCGTTCTGGTCAGCATGATCACCAGTATCGTCACCCTCATGACCAAGGGCGTCCCCATCGACTGGCCCTTCATCGGCATGGAGATGATCGGCATCGCCATCGGTTCGGTCATCGGTCCTCGGACGTCCAAGTACTTTTCCGACAAGCTGCTCAAGCGGATCTTCATCGTCCTTGCCTTTTACGTGGGCATCGACTATATTTTCCGTGGTTTCTTCGGCATTCGAATCATTGAAATGCTGTTTGGCTAG